The region ATTCATCTTGGTGGAGAAATCTCATCAGCATATATGGAAACACAAGCATCAGCAGCACCAGCAGCGAGTAATACTTGATAGGGATGGAAGGTCAGGCAGCTAACGGATCCGATCTTTTGGGCCATGAAAGTGGGATAGTACCGAATAGTGCCTAATGGATCGCCCTCAAGATTGAAGACCTTGATGAATTGCTTGGCTGAGCCACTTGCGATAAGAGGGGCGTGCCTGTGGACGGCTAAAGCTGTGAGTGATCCCCTATGGGCATTGATAGTCAGGTACGTGTTTTTGGCGCGTCTCATATCTAGGAACTGGATATTTCCTGCTTGTGATGCACTTACGATCTGAAAAAAAAAGTGTCAAATTGTAACGACAGGCACCTTTCGGATTTTTAGCATGCATACACAACTACACCTACATGTATAGTACTCCCTCAGTTCCATTAAGGTgggattatttatatttttggacCAATCTGTTCCATTAGAGTTGGGACATTTccttttaagaaaataaatacaaGACACTTGTCTTCTCGTTTACTTTagtctatctcttactttactctcttctgCTATTTCTTACTTTTACTTTAGAATAAAGTTCAAAATTAGTCCCATACATTTGctcaaaatttcttttttaattttgttagcTTTTGGTCCCAAACATTATGTTTTGGTTCATATTTAACGGTTTTGTCAACTTAACGGTCAAGTAGATTGATCAGTTAAATTACGGACTAAAACATATCATCTAGGACCAAAAGCTAACACACTTAAAATGTGTAGGACCAACTAGGTTCATTGTGCAAATGTACAAGACCATTTTCGGACTTTAAAACACGGTTCACCGTTAAGTTTTGACGGAATCATTAAATATGGACCAAAACATAATGTTTGAGACCAAAAAGTTTTTTTGGACAAATGAACAGGACCATTTTTGAACTTTAGTCTACTTTATTCTTACTCCACTAAACTTAATAAATATGTAATCTTCATGCCCAAACGAAATGCTCCAACACTAATGGAAGCAAGGGAGTAAAATTTGCTTGATCTCAGTGGGTTGAAAGGGGGAAGAAAACAGTCACCTTTGCTGGTTCAAGACCAGGTTGGAAGCCAATACCAACAACTCTTTCAACTCGTTGAGTGTGAGGTCGAGTTTCAGTAACAAGCCTAACCAATTCAGGAAAAAGAGAATTGAGTCACAGACAGAAGAACCATGTACAACGATCAGATATCAGGGCCAGATAAGCTTGAGAAAGAAATGGCAAAAGATATAGGGAACTTTTTGTGTGTTAATCAAACATATGAATGATATCTTACATCTCGGGAGTACGAATATCATATAATCTGACATAACCATCAACAAAACCAGCAGCAAATTGACCTGCATGAACTTGAGAAACAGCCTGTACATTTGATTAAATTGGTTAATCGACCATCTGTTGGTGCAAATTTGTTACTAACAAAGATCCAACGCAGAATGATAAAAATGAGAACATCATGTGTAGCACATGAAGAGTTCAACAACTTCTTGACGTAAAGTGGAAAACTAATTCTGGGAATTTACACCCACCAGCGCTGAGATGCTTGAATCTTGGGGTAAGGAAATGGTCTTGACAAGCTGCTCTTTGTCCAGATCCCAAGCCATGATAGATGAAATATCACCAGAAGAAAACTAGGCAGGGCACAATAAAGGATATCAATGACATAAAAATGTATATCTTGACTTTATGAAAGAAATACATGCACACGCATAGCAATGTAGTTCAATGACATACAAGATACCCTGACTGCTGTTGCCAATCCACAACAGCATTCACACCATGGGCACCAGGTCTGCGACCCTGAATCGACGCAAAAGCAGTAACTAATTTCTGTTGTCCTTTTGATGTGTAATCTTTCCAAATCCGGATATTCCCATCATCTATATTATAACATAAGCAGATTAGAGTTCAGCATTAACTAAAACAAGCAGGCCTCCCTACTTTAGGTAAGAAACTTACTTGATGCAACTAGAAGCATGTTCTCGTCAAATTCATTTACAAGACACAACTTTGAAGCTCCTTTGTCAGGGTAATCATGGTTACTGAAACTGTTGAGCAGGGTTGCTTCCTCATAATTCCAGACCCTAATAAATTACATCTAAAGGAATTAGCTAATCATACAAAATGTGAAATTTAACAATTATGAATCAGAAGCACCATAGAGATAAATAATTCCTTTCAACAACTTTCTCCCACCTAATCCGTTCATTTTCATCCGAAGCAATCACAACAGGCGAGAATGGCTGCAGCAAAGCAGTTTTGGTGCCTGTCTCAAACTTAGTATCCCAACTGGCAATTTGATTATGCAGTTTACTCACAGCTGCCAAAAAAATAGCATTAAGAAACAGCAATTACAGAGAGGAGTAGGGTATTGTTAAGGACTTACAGGAGTGTTGGCATTTTACTATATGATCAAGTGCCAATTTCTCCCTTTCTTCTCTTCTAGCAATTATGTCTTCACTATCATCCATTGCGGTAAGAAGCGGCTTTGAAAAGTGACCACAGCTCCAGTTATAGATCATTGACTGTGGAAGAAAACTACGTTCCGAAGCACCAGATGGCCCAGCAGAAGCTAAAAATGGATCAGCTAGCCCTGAATCTGGCGAATTAATCAGATGCGGTCTAAATTCCAAGGAACAAACCCTCCGCATTCCAGTCAAGTAGCTTGGTCTAGGAGGACTAACAGGAGGAGTTCTGAACGTCAGTGGCAAATGGGCTCCTACGAAAATGTAGAAAATTTACAACTTTAAACATAAAGTAACAAATTAACAGAGAATAAATTAACATGAGATTTCAGGAAACAAACATGTTGCAGTATTCATCATCTTTTTTTTTACCCAAACAATGGCACAAACTGCTCCAGGGAGAATTAAGCAATAAAAAGACTTACCTCCATTTAATTCAAACCAAGATGATGAACGAGCTAGTCCAGCCAGACTGGAGCTTGCTGCTGATTCACCAAGACGAGCACTTGCACCAGCAGGCTTGACTGATTTAGCAACAACTTGTTCAATACCAATAACAGATAATACTCGCCTTCCAAGGGATGCAACACGTGGTGATGGATCCTTCGCCAGATTGCACATAGCTAATACACACTGTGAGTACAGTGCATTATCAAGTGGTTTTCGCCTTGAGTGGTGAAGAACCCCATTGCTGACAGAGTCATTTGGTGCTCCAGAATCAGAATGCAGGGATGAATCATCAGAAAGTGGAGACCCGTGCATTATCCCAGAGGTAGCAAGAGGGCTGCTGGTAGATACTCTCCCATCACGAACAAGAGGCTGGCTGTCATTACCAACTCGTAATAACGGAGCAATTGGTGAAGGAACTATACTTCCATGAGACATGTAGTGAGTTGGAGTTGTATAGCCACTACTAGAACCCTTGACAGCGAAAGACGGTAAGGAAGTGAGTACAGAACCAGATTGGGGTTTCCCATATGAAGTAGCAACTGACTTCAGGTGTTTGTTGTGGCCAAAGGCAAACCGCGAAAGAGCTGCAGACAGTAGTGGAGTAAGAAACTTAATAGAGGAAATGGGTGGATAATAGCataataaaacaataataattataaaggGCAAGCACGTTAGAAGTAGCACATACCCACAGCAACTTCAGCTCGCACCAATGGGCTTCCATCAGAAACAACACTTAAAAGGTTCTTTATGATACTGACCTCAGCCGTAAcattttcatcatcatcacaaTCTTCATCTCCATTACCATCTCTCGAAGTGTCAAACCCTATATCAAGGGCAGTGCCTAAAGCGAAAACCGCTGCCGCACGTACCTTTACAAAAGTtcattaaaattacataatgtACCTCACTGTAAGTACAGagataaaaataatcaaaaaatTTGCATATGCCTTCTGTTCATTGGTTAATATTAGAAGGCAAAGAGACAGGTGCAACAGATAAAACTGATAAGTAATAGAAAGACCTCTGGCTGGGGCTCAGATAGAAGAGGAGCAAGAATATCTGGAGCATCGGCCTGCAGGCCTAACAGTTGAGCTTCTGAAAAATCTTCCCATAGTTTCCCAAGGCACAAGCATATCCACTGAAGGAATAAAGGTTCAGTTTGTGCTTCATTAGGAGATGAACACTGGAGGTGCTTGAGGCAGACATGTATAAGACCAGCCTCAATGCAGGTCTCCTGACCCCGCCTGTGACCATCCACAATGACGGCCAGTACAAATGCAGCCATTGCCCGTTGCTCAGGGTAGGCTTCCACACTATCAAGAAACCTAATGAAATAAGCATGCCCACCATCCTTCACAAGATCAACCTGACATGACTGCAGGAACACAACATTTCAAGATTTAGCATACTAGTAAATGTAGTCATTTTGCAGTACTACTTGTTCTATCTAAATTCTAAAGCTATACAAAAGGTGATGCCTCCCACATTATGACTTTGCCATGGAACTGGTGAGAGATCCTgttgaataaaacaaaataggaAATTATAGTGAAAATATTCAAGATTCACCTTATCCAGAGCTAGGATCTTTGTCCAGATGAACACAAGAATTTGTCGTAGCTCTGGAGTGGTAGTTTGTAAGAGCTTCAAAACATAAGGAAATATTCCAACAGATAAGGCCTGCAGTTGTAGACACAGAGCAAAAAATATGTAAAACCACAGTTAAATATTGATTCATTAACAAGATAACAAACAACAGATCCATAGAAGATACCAGCTCCACAGCCCAAGGTCCCATATCGAGAAATCTACCAAGGAGTACCAGAGCCCGAAATCTATGGCATTGACTGAGTAAGACCTGAGCGAGAAACAGAAAGAAGAGGATGAGGATAGGGCCAGTAGCCAGCCATATTTTGAATACATAAAATCCACAAAAGCATTGAAATATATTCCCcttcaaaaacaaaaatagatGTTGAGAAATTTCAAACGTTTTGTAATCTCCTTCAAAAACAAAACTAGCAAGAATAACAGAAGTCCacagacaaaaataaaatactccctccgtcccacaataagagtcacatttcacttttaccataaatgctaagtaggtcccacattccactaactcacttcactcacattctattataaaatcaatataaaaaagtggaccccatattccactaacttttccaacccactattctttacatttcttaaaacccgtgcccacaACAAATGTGACTTCTATTGTGGGACAAGGGGAGTAATATCTAAACTGAATCAGACCTGAAGAACAATGGGCAACTGCTCTGGAGGCTTTTTATGCTCTGATCCATGATCGAGCCATACTTCAAAAGCTGTCAGCTGCTCAGTGAAAAATGGGCTCGGCTGCAAATGAAAACAAGAATATGTTAATCAGGTTATGTTACGACTAACTAAAAACATCAATCTGTCGGATGCATTTGTGCTGGTTCACTAATATCCATCCATCCTATACAAACGATGTGTTGTGAAAGGTAAATGTGGAAAAAGATTGTTGTGGATACCTGGAACTCTGCATTTGGGTCCTCAACTAATGTTGGAAGCTGAGAGAGACAGATTTCAGCAGCCATATCCCATGCATCCCTGCAGGTGCACaagaataaaataaacatacaGATCAATATCATTGTATGAGAAGATAAAGTTTATGTGGGGGaaacaataaattaaagttACCACATATGATGCTGATGTGTAGGTGGCAACATTGGATATGAAATTGGAGAACAATTTGCAGATCGCATAATCCTTTCAGCCAGCAAAAAGTTTCTAAACAAGCTGGCAACCAAAAGATCTTGCCTGAACAAACGCTGGAACAAATCTGAAACTCAAGTTGACAATTCCCAAATTATCATTACCATGCTGTTCAAATTAAAGTTTACAATGACCACATGAAATTCTCTCCCTGTCATTACCATGTGGAAGTACATTCCATGCGATAGTGTCAGTCACAGCTGTGAATATCCAGTTTAATTCCCCAAGAAGGGTCTTCCGGTCTGTTTGGCGGCCAGGAATTCTATCTATCAAAGAATAATTAAAGGACTCGTGCAGCAGCGACCGAGTGCAAAACCTGAAGAATTATTGCATAACAATATCCAAATTCTTTAACATATACATCTAGAAACAAGAAATGACCAGAAAGTCATAATATAAGAAAAGAGGCTTTAAGCAATCATATTTTCTGGTTGCAAATGCAATGTAAACAGTGTATATAagagcaatatatttatatatggcAAAAATAATCAATCAGAGCATTGCAAAGAACCAATTTTTTAAGGAACAAGAATGATCTTTTCTTCAAAATTGGGGCAAGTTCATCTGAGATTGTGCATTATCATCCATGCCAGACACCCTTGGGGCCTTACAGAAACAGAATGTCTAGAATTACATGATACATAATTCACCTTTCCAGTTACCATCTACAAAACACGGGGGGATTCTAGCGACATGATCAAAAGAATTTCAAAAATCAATTAACACTTAATGGAAAATAGAATTGAGAGTCCAGTTGTATCACCATCTTAAAGCCATTTTTATTGGCGTCGTGAGGCAAGATGTAAATACATCAGCAGGAAACTCAGCACTTTGCGGAAGTGTCTCGTGAGCTTCACAGGCCGCAAGTAAAATGCAATCCCTCGTGGGAGCTCCAGAAGTAGAACTGGAATAATCTTGGAGCTGTTGTAAAAAGAGATacatttcaaaaattaatatgTATATCCAAATAAATGACACTGTTATCAATGAGAAAACCAACCTGAATGAAGGCACTGATAATTAGCCCAGCAGCAGAGCAGTCAAACACATATATAGAAGGTGTCTTCAGCCAGGAATCCAAATCACTGATCGGCAAAGGGATGTACTGTGTATAACtctatataaacaaatatataaGAATTGAGAACTGGAGAAAAGTGGAATTGGAAAGGCGGTGTTGAGACTTGAGAATGGTATATAGTAGATAAGGTACTCAAAATAAGACCTTATTAAATAGCCAAATTTCACCATTCGGAGTTGGCTTAGGCACTCCATGTCCATTGTAGTGGAACAGAACTCTTTCAGATTTTGCATATTTACGGCATGTTGTGCACAGTTTCTTTACATCATCTACAGTGGGGTCCAATGAATACTTGTAACGAGCCTGTCGTTGTGCAAATAATATGTTTACTTAGCATGTAAAAACAGAATAACGCCTTTTATAATGCAATATTCAATTTGTAAGTTCATGAAAGTATCAATATGATATGACATGGTACAGCATATGGCCTCATCATACCTTGGGTTGCCACCTTTCATATTGTTGATTCAAGGTTCTTCCAATTGTTTCAATAGCTTTTTGTGGTGCCATTGAAAATGGATCTAAAAAGAATGAGAGGCACATGGACAAACATATACTGTCATCAGATTACTACTCTGTTTCTTACATATGGACAAAAAACCAAGCATAAAAAATGAACAATGCTACACCTTATAGACAGTCCACCAACAGTTATTGGATAATATGccctaaaacaaaaaaattgccCTGTTACAGAGACTAACCCACATCTATGAGAGTTCAGTTTTTCTATCCTTCTTTTCATTTTCAGAGAATGTTATTGCCTTAAATTTATGCAGTAAAAATTCTCAGCACTAACTCTTTCATCCATACCCTCTCATAGCAAGTCCCCACCCCACTTGAGAAAACTGTGTGGATGAGATACTCAACTACTCTTCAACCATACTACCATGATAAATTTCATAGCAGAGAATAAATAAAGAATATGCCAAAAGGTCCTGACACATACATGATTGATTATTTACATAAAGAAACATGCTATTGTGTGAGCACTGAGCAGTTACATGATGAGGTACAAAAATTActtataaaaatacaaaaaagtgTACACATGCAACATGGTAATGATGAcagaggagtggtatttatataaGACTCTTTAGTTCAAAGATCAATAAAACGCCTTTTAAATAAGTCACAAATAGATAGCATACGTCTAAGAAACAAGCATACAAATAAATCATTGTGCCAACGTTAAGCTAACTATCAGAAGAAAAAAGCAGAACAAGTTTATACCAATCCAACATTCCATCCGTGCACAAGGAGATATCTTTATAACATCAGGTGGATCAACGCTGATATTTAAACACAAAACTAAGGCAACGCATCCTGTCTTCATCTGCAACAAATATGAAGTTAACACAGTAAGATGAAGCATGTTTCAATTGATAATTTTACAAGATTAATATAGTATCCAGAAAAAAATAGCAGataaatccaaatataaaagCACACAAATAAAATTTCAAGAGAAAATGGTTCCTTCAACCAAGAGACATAGACTGTCTAGAGAAGACCCGAAGCTCTATTTACTGTTTAGAAGTGGTAGCTTTTAAATAACAGATTAATCCAAATATAAAAGCATACAAATTATATCATTTCAAGAGAAAATCACTCTTCAACCAAGAGACATAGACTGTCTAGAGAAGACCCGAAGCTCTAGTTACTGTTTAGAAGTGGTAGCTTTTAACAAACAGGCTATGAAACAGTTCTAGCCGATTTCAAGAACTAAAGTTCAGTTCAGcagataaatttataaaatatattctgGAAGCAGGTTACATTATTTGGATTGCGAATGGCCAATGGAGGAATGCAAAAAAGAGAAAGTCAAGGAGGAGCACGGATCTATGAATTCCATTTTACTGGAACGAATTTAGGAGAAGAGAGATGGTGGAGAGAACATTGTCTTTTGCAATCATGATTCCATTAGCCAAACTTCAAACTACAAGAACTGCTGATGACATATACATTCTTTCACATCAAACACTTCTAATTAAAAAGTCACAACAGAAGAGCCAACATTACCCACTATAGTCCCTGTTTATCATAACGCAAACAGTGCATGAGAGGAAAAGGTTGGAGTTTGAGAAAATAATTGAGAGCTAAAGaacaatgttatcaatctcgtatggcggcttatggcggtttgcctaaaaaccgccacagggatatggcagatatggcggtcaaaaataaataaataaaataacacttatatataattcaaaaattaaaaaatattaaaaatataacatctaaaacactttaaacaattaataaagcataatataccactctaacaaccatgt is a window of Salvia splendens isolate huo1 chromosome 3, SspV2, whole genome shotgun sequence DNA encoding:
- the LOC121795642 gene encoding regulatory-associated protein of TOR 1-like isoform X1 gives rise to the protein MALGDLMAASRFSQSTTAVSNHLEEFTENGTHVEEDGERSVHSSSSIASTNNNNTNARDLTETASSSYMEMTTTTSMAYLPQTIVLCELRHDGFEDCIPAGPSDSGLVSKWRPRDRMKTGCVALVLCLNISVDPPDVIKISPCARMECWIDPFSMAPQKAIETIGRTLNQQYERWQPKARYKYSLDPTVDDVKKLCTTCRKYAKSERVLFHYNGHGVPKPTPNGEIWLFNKSYTQYIPLPISDLDSWLKTPSIYVFDCSAAGLIISAFIQLQDYSSSTSGAPTRDCILLAACEAHETLPQSAEFPADVFTSCLTTPIKMALRWFCTRSLLHESFNYSLIDRIPGRQTDRKTLLGELNWIFTAVTDTIAWNVLPHVSDLFQRLFRQDLLVASLFRNFLLAERIMRSANCSPISYPMLPPTHQHHMWDAWDMAAEICLSQLPTLVEDPNAEFQPSPFFTEQLTAFEVWLDHGSEHKKPPEQLPIVLQVLLSQCHRFRALVLLGRFLDMGPWAVELALSVGIFPYVLKLLQTTTPELRQILVFIWTKILALDKSCQVDLVKDGGHAYFIRFLDSVEAYPEQRAMAAFVLAVIVDGHRRGQETCIEAGLIHVCLKHLQCSSPNEAQTEPLFLQWICLCLGKLWEDFSEAQLLGLQADAPDILAPLLSEPQPEVRAAAVFALGTALDIGFDTSRDGNGDEDCDDDENVTAEVSIIKNLLSVVSDGSPLVRAEVAVALSRFAFGHNKHLKSVATSYGKPQSGSVLTSLPSFAVKGSSSGYTTPTHYMSHGSIVPSPIAPLLRVGNDSQPLVRDGRVSTSSPLATSGIMHGSPLSDDSSLHSDSGAPNDSVSNGVLHHSRRKPLDNALYSQCVLAMCNLAKDPSPRVASLGRRVLSVIGIEQVVAKSVKPAGASARLGESAASSSLAGLARSSSWFELNGGAHLPLTFRTPPVSPPRPSYLTGMRRVCSLEFRPHLINSPDSGLADPFLASAGPSGASERSFLPQSMIYNWSCGHFSKPLLTAMDDSEDIIARREEREKLALDHIVKCQHSSVSKLHNQIASWDTKFETGTKTALLQPFSPVVIASDENERIRVWNYEEATLLNSFSNHDYPDKGASKLCLVNEFDENMLLVASNDGNIRIWKDYTSKGQQKLVTAFASIQGRRPGAHGVNAVVDWQQQSGYLFSSGDISSIMAWDLDKEQLVKTISLPQDSSISALAVSQVHAGQFAAGFVDGYVRLYDIRTPEMLVTETRPHTQRVERVVGIGFQPGLEPAKIVSASQAGNIQFLDMRRAKNTYLTINAHRGSLTALAVHRHAPLIASGSAKQFIKVFNLEGDPLGTIRYYPTFMAQKIGSVSCLTFHPYQVLLAAGAADACVSIYADEISPPR
- the LOC121795642 gene encoding regulatory-associated protein of TOR 1-like isoform X2, translated to MALGDLMAASRFSQSTTAVSNHLEEFTENGTHVEEDGERSVHSSSSIASTNNNNTNARDLTETASSSYMEMTTTTSMAYLPQTIVLCELRHDGFEDCIPAGPSDSGLVSKWRPRDRMKTGCVALVLCLNISVDPPDVIKISPCARMECWIDPFSMAPQKAIETIGRTLNQQYERWQPKARYKYSLDPTVDDVKKLCTTCRKYAKSERVLFHYNGHGVPKPTPNGEIWLFNKSYTQYIPLPISDLDSWLKTPSIYVFDCSAAGLIISAFIQLQDYSSSTSGAPTRDCILLAACEAHETLPQSAEFPADVFTSCLTTPIKMALRWFCTRSLLHESFNYSLIDRIPGRQTDRKTLLGELNWIFTAVTDTIAWNVLPHDLFQRLFRQDLLVASLFRNFLLAERIMRSANCSPISYPMLPPTHQHHMWDAWDMAAEICLSQLPTLVEDPNAEFQPSPFFTEQLTAFEVWLDHGSEHKKPPEQLPIVLQVLLSQCHRFRALVLLGRFLDMGPWAVELALSVGIFPYVLKLLQTTTPELRQILVFIWTKILALDKSCQVDLVKDGGHAYFIRFLDSVEAYPEQRAMAAFVLAVIVDGHRRGQETCIEAGLIHVCLKHLQCSSPNEAQTEPLFLQWICLCLGKLWEDFSEAQLLGLQADAPDILAPLLSEPQPEVRAAAVFALGTALDIGFDTSRDGNGDEDCDDDENVTAEVSIIKNLLSVVSDGSPLVRAEVAVALSRFAFGHNKHLKSVATSYGKPQSGSVLTSLPSFAVKGSSSGYTTPTHYMSHGSIVPSPIAPLLRVGNDSQPLVRDGRVSTSSPLATSGIMHGSPLSDDSSLHSDSGAPNDSVSNGVLHHSRRKPLDNALYSQCVLAMCNLAKDPSPRVASLGRRVLSVIGIEQVVAKSVKPAGASARLGESAASSSLAGLARSSSWFELNGGAHLPLTFRTPPVSPPRPSYLTGMRRVCSLEFRPHLINSPDSGLADPFLASAGPSGASERSFLPQSMIYNWSCGHFSKPLLTAMDDSEDIIARREEREKLALDHIVKCQHSSVSKLHNQIASWDTKFETGTKTALLQPFSPVVIASDENERIRVWNYEEATLLNSFSNHDYPDKGASKLCLVNEFDENMLLVASNDGNIRIWKDYTSKGQQKLVTAFASIQGRRPGAHGVNAVVDWQQQSGYLFSSGDISSIMAWDLDKEQLVKTISLPQDSSISALAVSQVHAGQFAAGFVDGYVRLYDIRTPEMLVTETRPHTQRVERVVGIGFQPGLEPAKIVSASQAGNIQFLDMRRAKNTYLTINAHRGSLTALAVHRHAPLIASGSAKQFIKVFNLEGDPLGTIRYYPTFMAQKIGSVSCLTFHPYQVLLAAGAADACVSIYADEISPPR